In the genome of Cytophagia bacterium CHB2, one region contains:
- a CDS encoding SDR family NAD(P)-dependent oxidoreductase produces the protein MSQRLASYWSGKSVLITGASSGLGAAVTEALAPYNIKFGLLSRRAAPMEELAAKLAHTGSTFWIRACDVREREQVVAAVNAFHQNAGRLDAVWVNSGVSLDTSFRRWTWENADALLNTNLHGAIYTTIASLQIMAPQKSGTIIGIGSAASMRGLPYRSLYSLSKISLAYFLESLAVELPDIQFTMIHPGFVDTPINRGNPRRFWLLSPPQAARLMITAVAKRKHLYIYPWRMSLLYRLVRMAPVALYVNAARKLMHLSKPAR, from the coding sequence ATGAGCCAGCGGCTAGCTTCGTACTGGTCGGGCAAAAGTGTTTTGATTACTGGAGCATCTTCGGGTTTGGGCGCGGCTGTTACCGAAGCGCTCGCGCCTTATAACATCAAATTCGGTTTGCTCAGCCGGCGCGCAGCGCCCATGGAAGAGCTGGCCGCCAAACTCGCGCACACCGGCAGCACATTTTGGATTCGCGCCTGCGATGTTCGCGAGCGCGAGCAGGTAGTTGCCGCGGTCAACGCATTTCATCAAAACGCCGGCCGCCTGGATGCAGTCTGGGTCAACAGCGGCGTCAGCCTTGATACTTCGTTTCGGCGCTGGACGTGGGAAAATGCCGATGCCTTGCTCAACACAAATCTGCACGGCGCCATTTACACCACAATTGCAAGCCTGCAAATCATGGCGCCGCAAAAATCTGGAACGATTATCGGCATTGGTTCAGCCGCTTCGATGCGGGGTTTGCCTTATCGCAGCTTGTACAGTCTGAGCAAAATCAGCCTGGCCTATTTTCTCGAAAGCCTGGCCGTCGAGCTGCCGGATATTCAATTCACCATGATTCACCCCGGCTTTGTCGACACGCCGATCAATCGAGGCAATCCCAGACGTTTTTGGTTATTATCCCCGCCTCAAGCCGCGCGGCTGATGATTACCGCCGTTGCCAAGCGAAAGCATCTTTATATCTATCCCTGGCGCATGAGTTTGTTGTATCGGCTCGTACGCATGGCGCCGGTAGCGTTATACGTAAACGCCGCACGCAAATTGATGCACTTGAGTAAACCGGCGCGATAA